Proteins found in one Leishmania major strain Friedlin complete genome, chromosome 35 genomic segment:
- a CDS encoding hypothetical protein (previous protein_id=AAZ14744.1), producing MHLFALPLLSLVAGLMLAVPGRGASKCFVTDATPTVPFGLELCYMHSHNACCLPGNDKDILTAYSALVPKGQGCVAGSQRIYTSLYALRQYLCLPCDPKEPLYRFESVKGDIVDGGLVPPSTNSIAGEQTWRICRSFLYGKEGTRKGLWSDDGSRYAECGVIVSSCMSTPVFNITAASFQSPSPSCVASNELIIPSVTFRGSPNPALEMLSMVTQSIPDFQIVIVNDSDPNYDYDKTPCFGRDATATVASAALSRWVSAVALALLLWL from the coding sequence ATGCACCTgttcgcgctgccgctgctgtcgttaGTCGCCGGGCTGATGCTCGCTGTGCCAGGAAGAGGTGCTAGCAAGTGCTTCGTCACAGACGCGACCCCCACCGTTCCGTTTGGCCTTGAGCTGTGCTACATGCACTCGCACAATGCGTGCTGCCTCCCCGGCAATGATAAAGATATTCTGACGGCATACAGTGCCTTGGTGCCGAAGGGGCAGGGCTGTGTCGCGGGCAGTCAGCGCATCTACACCTCGCTCTACGCGCTACGCCAGTATCTTTGCCTGCCCTGTGATCCCAAAGAACCCTTGTACCGCTTCGAGAGCGTCAAGGGCGACATAGTAGACGGTGGTCTCGTTCCGCCATCCACCAACTCCATCGCTGGGGAGCAGACGTGGCGCATTTGCCGTTCCTTCCTCTACGGCAAGGAGGGCACGCGGAAAGGGCTGTGGAGCGACGATGGCTCTCGCTATGCTGAGTGCGGCGTCATTGTAAGCTCCTGCATGTCCACCCCCGTCTTCAACATaaccgccgcctcctttcAGTCACCGTCGCCCTCGTGCGTAGCGTCGAATGAGCTGATCATTCCGTCCGTCACCTTCCGTGGCTCCCCTAACCCGGCACTCGAGATGCTCTCAATGGTAACGCAGAGCATTCCAGACTTCCAAATCGTCATTGTGAACGACAGCGATCCAAACTACGACTACGACAAGACACCGTGCTTCGGCCGTGACGCCACCGCGACCGTCGCCTCAGCGGCGCTGTCACGGTGGGTGTCTGCAGTGGCACTTGCGCTGTTACTCTGGCTCTGA
- the BT1 gene encoding putative folate/biopterin transporter (previous protein_id=AAZ14739.1), whose translation MPAKEVEHGSASTELLNQYAKYFPHVLFTSQEAFEKHAATLDPEVYKTCVDLPEGEESPESNPREHMYVLTTLVGRNPTTAAFVATRGSDPSEKVVAKFVMLNDDRQATYARSELHCLAACKHFGIVKHFDDFKSDDKLLLIMEYGSGGDLNKQIKQRLKEHLPFQEYEVGLLFYQIVLALDEVHSRRMMHRDLKSANIFLMPTGIIKLGDFGFSKQYSDSVSLDVASSFCGTPYYLAPELWERKRYSKKADMWSLGVILYELLTLHRPFKGPSQREIMQQVLYGKYDPCPCPVSSSMQALLDPLLSKNPTERPTTQQLLQTEFLKYVANLFQDIVRHSETISPNDRAEILKQLQESGERAPLPSSIRYGVMTSQVTHGGYLYKYGSDCRWKKRYFYIGDGQLRISLSENPENDGVAPKSVNLETVGDVFPVPEVYSQKHPNQLVLWFNNGQKIIAYANTMEDRDMWISKFHRACGM comes from the coding sequence ATGCCGGCGAAGGAAGTCGAGCATGGCAGCGCAtcgacggagctgctgaacCAGTACGCCAAGTACTTCCCGCACGTCCTCTTCACCAGCCAGGAAGCCTTCGAGAAGCATGCCGCGACCCTCGACCCTGAGGTGTACAAGACTTGCGTCGATCTACCGGAAGGCGAGGAGTCGCCAGAGTCGAACCCGCGCGAGCACATGTATGTGCTGACGACACTGGTGGGCCGCAACccgaccaccgccgcctttgTGGCCACGCGCGGTTCGGACCCGTCGGAAAAGGTTGTGGCCAAGTTTGTCATGCTGAACGATGACCGGCAGGCCACGTACGCCCGAAGTGAGCTGCACTGCCTTGCCGCGTGCAAGCACTTCGGCATTGTAAAACACTTCGACGACTTCAAGTCCGACGACAAGCTGTTGCTTATTATGGAgtacggcagcggtggcgaccTCAACAAGCAGATCAAGCAGCGCCTGAAGGAGCACCTGCCGTTTCAGGAGTACGAGGTCGGGCTTCTCTTCTACCAGATTGTGCTGGCCTTGGACGAGGTGCACAGTCGCCGCATGATGCACCGTGATTTGAAAAGTGCCAACATCTTCCTCATGCCCACCGGCATCATCAAACTCGGCGACTTCGGCTTCTCCAAGCAGTACAGCGACTCCGTCTCGCTCGATGTGGCGTCGTCGTTCTGCGGTACCCCGTACTACCTTGCCCCGGAGCTGTGGGAGCGCAAGCGGTACAGCAAGAAGGCTGATATGTGGTCCCTCGGCGTCATTCTGTATGAACTGCTCACCCTGCACCGTCCCTTCAAGGGGCCGTCGCAGCGCGAGATtatgcagcaggtgctgtACGGCAAGTACGACCCGTGTCCGTGCCCTGTGTCGAGCAGcatgcaggcgctgctggaccCGCTGCTGTCAAAGAACCCGACCGAACGGCCGACCACGCAGCAACTGCTGCAAACGGAATTCCTCAAGTACGTGGCAAACCTGTTCCAGGATATTGTGCGTCACTCCGAAACCATCTCGCCGAACGATAGGGCAGAGAttctgaagcagctgcaggagagcggcgagcgagccccgttgccgtcgtcgaTCCGCTATGGCGTAATGACCTCACAGGTGACCCACGGCGGGTATCTGTACAAGTACGGCTCTGACTGCCGCTGGAAGAAGCGTTACTTCTACATTGGTGATGGCCAGCTGCGCATCTCGCTGAGCGAGAACCCCGAGAATGACGGCGTGGCCCCCAAGTCCGTTAACCTGGAGACGGTGGGTGACGTCTTTCCCGTGCCTGAGGTGTACTCGCAGAAGCACCCGAATCAGCTGGTGCTGTGGTTCAACAACGGCCAGAAGATCATCGCGTACGCCAACACGATGGAGGACAGAGACATGTGGATCTCAAAGTTCCACCGCGCATGCGGTATGTAA
- a CDS encoding conserved hypothetical protein (previous protein_id=AAZ14740.1): MSQQQWTPDQRRQQIAEMLRNKGVICRDFLFTGRCSRSPTCPYMHVANGETRPVPWSVCTFFTQGKCLRDGCSFFHGTQAQLEELHASGAPVYRPQDYMKIAVPPAEYLNADGSIATHLSIAAVPMTPALHVVHGPTVSHENAVNSFQPVLVMQPNSQAIAPTMFASQGRTAHSTPSHFAFYANAPITSQMPTHSAATVLQPTLHTVQPTTFYQAANALLAQPQQHFAPVPQLNTPQQHQLTQQALGSRVYFHIQPH; this comes from the coding sequence ATGTCGCAACAGCAGTGGACACCCGATCAGCGTCGTCAGCAGATCGCGGAGATGCTGCGCAACAAGGGTGTCATTTGCAGGGACTTTCTTTTTACCGGCCGCTGTTCCCGTTCTCCGACGTGTCCTTACATGCACGTGGCGAACGGGGAGACACGGCCGGTGCCGTGGAGCGTGTGCACGTTCTTCACACAAGGCAAGTGCCTTCGTGATGGTTGCAGTTTCTTTCACGGGACTCAGGCTCAGCTCGAAGAACTGCACGCATCCGGGGCGCCCGTTTACCGCCCGCAGGACTACATGAAGATCGCGGTGCCTCCCGCCGAGTACCTTAATGCGGATGGCAGCATTGCCACTCACCTCTCCATAGCCGCGGTGCCCATGACACCTGCACTACATGTTGTGCACGGACCCACCGTGTCGCACGAAAACGCCGTCAACTCCTTTCAACCAGTTTTGGTCATGCAGCCGAACTCGCAAGCTATCGCACCAACCATGTTCGCCTCTCAGGGCCGTACAGCACACTCCACACCGTCGCACTTCGCTTTCTACGCTAATGCTCCTATTACATCGCAGATGCCCACCCACTCCGCCGCCACTGTGCTCCAGCCGACTCTGCACACTGTGCAACCGACGACATTCTACCAAGCCGCAAAcgcgctgcttgcgcagcCACAACAACACTTCGCACCTGTTCCGCAGCTCAACAcgcctcagcagcaccagctcaCTCAACAGGCACTTGGCAGTCGTGTCTACTTCCATATCCAGCCCCACTAG
- a CDS encoding conserved hypothetical protein (previous protein_id=AAZ14742.1), which translates to MANASAAASDELRRTQQYLVEVIDECVFVERQRELAERRLSSQLETQKTLVNDLFVVLHDVCRYTSTIEDAILPALLRTLPASSPARQQLLQSRNMVRDALTRLCRGRGGDREDSVPLLATPRAFSGSRAADVPLISHDSAAEAGAHVMQRLLEHEARLLDALARATARIEATHVAATAENGELEALRARMNELTRVVTSGSSMWLKPPPEASAAQPPEDVSSATARFAEARALAYEKTVQALNNELALLHENNAALSRARTREVDMLKRHMAEDQRKHEDQIAECDAVLGRMSVELEQLIQENAQLKHKLRMTAELD; encoded by the coding sequence ATGGCCAacgcatccgccgccgcctccgatGAGCTCCGCCGCACCCAGCAGTACCTCGTGGAAGTCATTGACGAGTGCGTCTTCGTTGAGCGCCAACGCGAGCTGGCAGAGCGTCGGCTCTCCTCTCAGCTAGAGACGCAAAAGACTCTCGTTAACGACCTATTCGTGGTGCTCCACGATGTGTGCCGATACACGTCCACCATAGAGGACGCCATTTTacccgcgctgctgcgcacttTACCGGCCTCATCGCCTGCGCGCCAGCAACTTCTTCAGTCCCGCAACATGGTTCGTGACGCGCTCACGCGCCTTTGTcgaggccgtggcggcgacCGAGAAGACAGCGTGCCCCTCCTCGCCACACCGCGAGCGTTTAGCGGCTCGAGAGCGGCGGACGTCCCCCTCATATCGCATGACAGCGCAGCTGAGgctggcgcacacgtgaTGCAGCGACTCCTCGAGCACGAGGCTCGCCTCCTGGACGCCCTGGCCAGAGCCACGGCCAGGATCGAGGCGACGCACGTGGCTGCCACCGCAGAAAACGGCGAGTTGGAGGCACTTCGTGCCCGCATGAACGAGCTTACCCGCGTCgtcaccagcggcagctcaaTGTGGTTGAAACCCCCACCGGAAGCgtctgctgcgcagccgccagaGGACGTGTCGTCCGCCACTGCACGGTTCGCAGAAGCACGTGCGCTGGCGTACGAAAAAACAGTGCAAGCGCTGAACAACGAGCTTGCTCTGCTGCATGAAAACAACGCAGCGCTCTCGCGCGCCCGAACCCGGGAGGTGGATATGCTGAAGCGACACATGGCCGAAGACCAACGCAAGCACGAGGATCAGATTGCTGAGTGTGACGCGGTTCTAGGTCGGATGTCCGTGGAGCTTGAGCAGCTGATCCAGGAAAACGCGCAGCTGAAGCACAAGCTGCGTATGACAGCCGAGCTTGACTGA
- a CDS encoding conserved hypothetical protein (previous protein_id=AAZ14738.1), which translates to MLLCGLSKTENRFDHVGMFLKISEEELRKYPEARKRIAVLSPSGTYVLETNMRGITLYAAEGRVSRTTANEVASRSVNVGDTEKQQEAQEAFLEQMETMYSTPYENEVFHLIPSICSPPDKMDRVRAAHKFNTLRLEVAALTEMANTHPSQAEVYRAVAHKYQHAQSFLLSTYFPHLASTSPTDALAVNWITGHYWIDGVNNADKMVCSELICNLWHRVGLTVGYVPASSIRPFDFLENERFNFVSPASELGEIVPIRISKPYARYWKAPSGGAPATTRSAKATQAAMTEDQRLKFYNDVFTSSGRPPVGSLRAAAASSEPLPSRWVVQSNTRSDVIPNLWFRVFSSGVLFAVCAVPCAPLTLRWMEGQVGLFLLRGSVWSVTCGVFARNVSFAAVQALVLAAATCRCNVSGDELVMGSHTCSNLVDTRHPYYCTVVLYGLSALVAHLATTPLRNANISYHFGPVLPGPISMRRLCKGNVLLSPAAVLLPFQACWLSWYETAGSFIVPTLSSVWRPRADLLARPEWPHYRSDALIGAFVATLVTDALFYPIATMATRRFMSDLYKPQRPPSFGRSLYAGYRYRLLSNLVILSASTAYLYGLGSI; encoded by the coding sequence ATGCTCTTGTGTGGTCTTTCCAAGACAGAGAACCGCTTTGACCACGTCGGCATGTTCTTGAAGAtaagcgaggaggagctccGCAAGTACCCCGAGGCACGCAAGCGCATCGCGGTGTTGTCGCCGTCAGGCACGTACGTGCTCGAGACGAACATGCGTGGCATCACACTGTACGCAGCGGAGGGGCGAGTGAGCCGCACAACTGCGAACGAGGTAGCCTCGCGCTCTGTCAACGTGGGAGACACCGAGAAGCAAcaagaggcgcaggaggcgttTCTCGAGCAAATGGAAACCATGTACAGCACTCCGTACGAGAACGAGGTTTTTCATCTTATCCCCTCCATCTGCAGTCCTCCAGACAAGATGGACCGAGTGCGAGCAGCACACAAGTTCAACACACTTCGCCTCGAGGTGGCGGCCCTCACAGAAATGGCCAACACGCATCCTAGCCAGGCGGAGGTCTACCGTGCCGTCGCGCACAAGTACCAGCACGCGCAATCGTTTCTTCTCTCCACCTACTTTCCCCACTTGGCCTCCACGTCACCGACGGACGCACTTGCCGTGAACTGGATCACCGGCCACTACTGGATTGACGGGGTCAACAACGCCGACAAGATGGTCTGCTCCGAACTCATCTGCAACCTGTGGCACCGCGTGGGTCTCACAGTGGGGTATGTGCCAGCATCCTCGATTCGCCCCTTCGACTTCCTCGAGAATGAGCGCTTTAACTTTGTCTCGCCGGCGAGTGAGCTCGGCGAAATTGTTCCCATTAGGATAAGCAAGCCCTACGCGCGGTACTGGAAGGCGCCGAGCGGGGGCGCGCCGGCGACAACCCGAAGTGCCAAGGCTACGCAGGCGGCCATGACAGAGGACCAGCGCCTCAAGTTCTACAACGACGTCTTCACCAGCAGTGGACGGCCGCCGGTGGGGTCGTtgagagccgccgccgcctcctcggagCCGCTCCCATCTCGGTGGGTGGTGCAGTCGAACACGCGCAGCGACGTCATTCCCAACTTGTGGTTCCGCGTCTTCTCCTCTGGTGTGCTGTTTGCCGTCTGCGCGGTGCCGTGTGCCCCTTTGACGCTGCGGTGGATGGAGGGGCAGGTGGGACTGTTCTTGCTGCGCGGGAGCGTCTGGTCCGTCACGTGCGGTGTGTTTGCCCGCAACGTCTCGTTTGCCGCCGTGCAAGCCCTTGTcctcgcggcggcaacaTGCCGCTGCAATGTGTCTGGGGATGAGCTGGTCATGGgctcgcacacgtgcagcaACCTCGTCGACACACGGCATCCGTACTATTGCACGGTCGTCCTCTACGGCCTCTCCGCCCTTGTGGCGCATCTTGCAACAACACCGTTGCGCAACGCCAACATCTCCTACCACTTCGGCCCCGTGCTCCCCGGGCCCATCTCGATGCGGCGGCTGTGTAAGGGGAACGTTTTGCTCTCACCTGCCGCGGTGTTGTTGCCCTTTCAAGCCTGCTGGCTTTCCTGGTACGAGACGGCAGGGTCCTTCATCGTGCCAACGCTATCGTCCGTGTGGCGTCCTCGAGCGGACCTGCTCGCACGCCCGGAGTGGCCCCACTACCGGAGCGATGCACTTATCGGCGCCTTTGTCGCCACGCTTGTCACGGATGCGTTGTTCTACCCCATTGCCACCATGGCAACACGCCGGTTCATGAGCGACCTCTATAAGCCGCAAAGGCCGCCGAGCTTCGGACGATCGCTCTACGCAGGCTACCGGTATCGTCTTCTCAGCAACCTTGTcatcctctccgcctccaccgcgtACCTGTACGGACTTGGAAGCATCTAG
- a CDS encoding putative tRNA (guanine-N(7)-)-methyltransferase (previous protein_id=AAZ14743.1) codes for MASEEQPRWTRLPIRTRPHRNPLAENDDEHPECPAQFERRFSEFYPGMVNPVVEFVDVGCAFGGMLFSLAAVFPATCMMGLEIRPKVVSFAQEKALALRQENAASLTQHYRNVWFEQMNVMKFGSNCFTKGQLSRLFFCYPDPHWKRKNIRRRIISPGLVQEYAYWLRHGGLVYTVSDVAELEEWMVQCLDDSPLFRRLAEAELCTPEHKQVLEIVTGASEDAQRTARKGLQKHFAVHMRI; via the coding sequence ATGGCCTCTGAAGAGCAGCCTCGATGGACGCGGCTACCGATCCGGACGCGTCCGCATCGGAATCCGCTCGCCGAGAATGACGACGAGCACCCGGAGTGCCCGGCACAGTTCGAGAGGCGCTTCTCGGAGTTTTACCCTGGTATGGTCAACCCAGTGGTTGAGTTCGTCGACGTCGGTTGCGCATTCGGGGGTATGCTCTTctcgctggcggcggtgttccCCGCAACGTGCATGATGGGGCTCGAGATTCGGCCGAAGGTGGTCAGTTTTGCACAGGAGAAGgcactggcgctgcgccaggaGAACGCGGCGTCCTTGACGCAGCACTATCGCAATGTCTGGTTCGAGCAAATGAATGTGATGAAGTTCGGGTCCAACTGCTTTACGAAAGGCCAGCTGTCTCGTCTGTTCTTCTGCTACCCGGACCCGCACTGGAAGCGCAAGAAcatccgccgccgcatcaTTTCACCGGGCTTGGTGCAGGAGTACGCGTACTGGCTGCGCCACGGTGGTCTAGTGTACACCGTCTCGGATGTAGCTGAGCTGGAGGAGTGGATGGTACAGTGTCTCGACGACTCGCCACTGTTTCGCCGTTTGGCGGAGGCCGAGCTCTGCACGCCTGAGCATAAACAGGTCCTCGAAATTGTGACCGGCGCCAGCGAggacgcacagcgcacgGCGCGCAAGGGCCTGCAGAAGCACTTCGCCGTCCACATGCGCATCTAA
- a CDS encoding conserved hypothetical protein (previous protein_id=AAZ14741.1), translating to MRATLRQCNVFDPAFMRKVKRTLSAYKGSMETSAKKSMSREAFVDIDEKGAAWYLGHMQSAANMLADKVKDADFILEIRDARLPFTTENPNIRKLTAGKPRLIIFNKAELSNEDSNRAIQEYYERNGAFALFTSARRCWRDVVEAVQRFTTHILPPLPYKTVAHVGLVVGMPNVGKSTLINSLRLAHEYQFHREDFRRSRSPETVSITPGTTRGMKLVPLSKDPPVVLYDTPGLTLPGCFTKESGLKLAACGIIPTNDVSLPQGMVARYIYDILVASGSSEHMAECLHLPRVPISFDDCVAMICERSGTSGQTEMGNLDPVRAHRFFVHDFIMGNLGKITLDVLPRRLLRSSQSSIPLLESGSSTAATDGAQAAAGDDDGYAWTHHVETSDVVERYPDHMRDVLQSLKGPLHHDGVPRRHQAPSVKNLDSPSDCTVISRKKGPISRVTAFDEQLKRHTRLTPGR from the coding sequence ATGCGGGCGACTCTGCGACAATGCAACGTCTTTGACCCGGCGTTCATGCGCAAGGTGAAGCGCACCCTCAGCGCCTACAAAGGATCCATGGAAACGTCGGCGAAGAAGTCGATGTCGCGTGAGGCGTTCGTAGACATTGACGAAAAGGGCGCCGCGTGGTATCTGGGCCACATGCAGTCGGCCGCGAACATGCTTGCTGACAAGGTGAAAGACGCGGACTTCATTCTCGAGATACGCGACGCACGGCTGCCCTTTACGACGGAGAATCCAAATATTCGCAAGCTGACCGCTGGAAAGCCACGTCTTATCATCTTCAACAAGGCGGAGCTGTCAAACGAGGACAGCAATCGCGCGATTCAGGAATACTACGAACGGAACGGCGCCTTTGCGCTCTTCACcagcgcgcggcggtgctggagggacgtcgtggaggcggtgcaaCGCTTCACCACGCACattctgccgccgctgccgtatAAGACAGTCGCCCACGTTGGACTTGTTGTGGGGATGCCGAATGTGGGCAAGTCGACGTTGATCAACTCCCTGAGGCTCGCCCACGAGTATCAGTTTCACCGTGAGGACTTCCGCCGCTCCCGATCACCTGAGACGGTCTCCATCACACCAGGCACCACGCGCGGCATGAAGCTGGTCCCTCTCTCCAAGGACCCACCCGTGGTGCTGTACGACACACCAGGTCTCACACTGCCCGGATGCTTCACGAAAGAGTCGGGGTTGAAGCTAGCGGCATGCGGCATCATCCCCACCAACGACGTTTCCCTTCCGCAGGGCATGGTAGCGCGCTACATCTACGACATACTCGTTGCGTCCGGCTCATCGGAGCACATGGCCGAGTGTCTGCACCTTCCGCGTGTTCCCATCAGCTTCGATGACTGCGTTGCAATGATctgcgagcgcagcggcacaagTGGGCAGACCGAAATGGGCAACCTAGACCCCGTTCGCGCGCACCGGTTCTTTGTGCACGACTTCATCATGGGCAACCTGGGAAAGATCACTCTCGATGTGCTACCccggcgcctgctgcgcagtTCTCAGTCGTCGATTCCGCTGCTGGAGAGCGGAAGCAGCACTGCAGCCACGGACGGTGCGCAAGCCGCCGCGGGCGATGATGACGGGTATGCCTGGACGCACCATGTGGAGACGAGCGACGTGGTCGAGCGCTATCCTGACCACATGCGCGATGTGCTGCAGTCGTTGAAGGGTCCACTTCATCACGACGGGGTGCCGCGCCGGCATCAGGCACCGTCCGTGAAGAACTTAGACAGCCCGTCGGACTGTACCGTCATCAGCCGCAAAAAAGGACCTATTAGCCGAGTCACGGCGTTCGATGAGCAACTAAAGCGCCACACGCGATTGACGCCAGGACGGTGA